One window of Perca flavescens isolate YP-PL-M2 chromosome 6, PFLA_1.0, whole genome shotgun sequence genomic DNA carries:
- the gnb3a gene encoding guanine nucleotide-binding protein G(I)/G(S)/G(T) subunit beta-3a, with protein MGEMEELRKEMENLKDQITAARKTVQDTTLQEAAAGITVVGRVQLKTRKTLRGHLAKIYAMHWGADSTLCVSASQDGKLIVWDSITTNKVNAIPLKSSWVMTCAYAPSGNLVACGGLDNMCSIYNLKGKDGNVKVMRELAAHTGYLSCCRFLSDSEIITSSGDCTCVLWDIETGTQKTIFAGHQGDCMSLAVSPDFKFFISGACDFTAKLWDIREAQCRQTFGGHESDINAIGFFPNGNAVITGSDDATCKLYDLRADQELITYQDSSIMCGVTSLAPSKSGRLLLAGHDDFNVNIWDTLKSERVGVLAGHDNRVSCIGVSSDGMACCTGSWDSFLKIWN; from the exons ATGGGTGAAATGGAGGAATTGCGAAAGGAGATGGAGAATCTCAAAGACCAGATCACT GCAGCTCGTAAGACAGTGCAAGACACCACACTGCAAGAGGCAGCCGCCGGGATCACTGTGGTGGGGCGTGTCCAGTTGAAGACCAGGAAAACACTAAGGGGTCACCTTGCCAAGATCTACGCTATGCACTGGGGCGCTGACTCCAC GCTGTGTGTCAGTGCCTCACAAGATGGAAAACTCATAGTGTGGGACAGCATTACAACCAACAAG GTGAATGCCATCCCTCTCAAGTCATCGTGGGTAATGACTTGCGCCTATGCACCTTCGGGGAACCTAGTGGCTTGTGGCGGTCTGGACAACATGTGCTCCATCTACAACCTCAAGGGAAAGGACGGAAACGTCAAAGTCATGCGTGAGCTGGCTGCACACACAG GCTACCTGTCCTGCTGTCGTTTCCTCAGCGACAGTGAGATTATCACCAGCTCTGGAGACTGCACCTG CGTACTATGGGACATTGAGACAGGAACCCAAAAGACCATCTTTGCAGGGCACCAGGGAGACTGCATGTCCCTGGCCGTGTCTCCAGACTTCAAGTTTTTCATCTCAGGGGCGTGCGACTTCACAGCCAAGCTGTGGGACATCAGGGAGGCCCAATGCAGACAGACCTTTGGAGGCCATGAGAGTGACATCAACGCAATTGGA TTCTTCCCAAATGGTAACGCAGTGATAACAGGGTCGGATGACGCCACCTGTAAGCTGTACGACCTGCGAGCTGACCAGGAACTCATCACCTACCAGGACTCCAGCATCATGTGCGGGGTGACCTCCCTGGCCCCCTCCAAGTCAGGACGCCTGTTACTGGCTGGCCACGACGACTTTAACGTCAACATCTGGGACACACTGAAATCTGAGAGAGTGG GAGTGCTGGCTGGTCACGACAACAGAGTGAGCTGTATCGGAGTGTCCTCAGATGGGATGGCGTGTTGCACAGGATCCTGGGACAGCTTCCTCAAGATATGGAACTGA
- the cdca3 gene encoding cell division cycle-associated protein 3 — protein sequence MGSSESKMVVSAPIKPKPAIKNSRVSDLIDPRSPSTGVVRTPIQVGGLVSKTECPLAFADPRSPTIAVCRTPIREVMRATVGSFAHRLSMLLHNETEGKVPEAPQKFFNDAVEEEVFQGEELSSTEPLLTHHSPHTFGSLAEHAHLLATPVQPPLQSVGDSSPFVLLEKPQVELDIETEAEISLEEAEEARESPLHKRLSMSLITCHEGATSSQIIVEVHNDSTSSPVPSVEVDLLGDGVDHSYALPSVTVEPESPVEPSLPNDLDGSPAQSEETKPSSEETEELVGESPLPSPPEQPQLSTGIRCPTFDSKSPSQVVFKPQWLGKGFGATKPRARRVQAGKGGSSPLAVRVAVKKVTMEINGPSGKLKQKGTEGRSPLQILKGTNSPRGQRPPMKLKVSTPDKQRLGQMDRRVLAVSLDKENR from the exons ATGGGATCCAGTGAGAGCAAGATGGTGGTTTCTGCACCAATAAAACCCAAACCTGCAATCAAAAACAGTCGAGTCAGTGATCTGATTGATCCACGCTCTCCTTCAACAGGAGTGGTTCGTACACCTATTCAG GTCGGTGGGCTTGTGTCCAAAACTGAGTGTCCACTGGCATTCGCTGATCCCCGGTCACCTACTATTGCCGTTTGCCGCACCCCTATCAGAGAAGTCATGAGAG CGACAGTTGGGTCTTTTGCCCACCGCCTAAGCATGCTTTTGCACAATGAGACTGAAGGCAAAGTCCCTGAAGCCCCTCAGAAATTCTTCAATGATGCCGTGGAGGAAGAGGTCTTTCAGGGTGAAGAGCTGTCTTCTACTGAGCCCCTCCTGACTCATCACTCCCCTCACACCTTTGGCTCCCTGGCTGAGCACGCTCACCTCCTGGCCACACCTGTGCAGCCCCCTCTCCAAAGTGTGGGTGACTCGAGCCCCTTTGTGCTTCTTGAGAAACCCCAAGTGGAGTTGGATATTGAAACTGAGGCAGAAATCAGCCTAGAGGAGGCTGAAGAAGCAAGAGAGTCTCCTCTTCACAAGAGACTGAGCATGAGCCTGATAACTTGCCATGAGGGGGCAACCTCATCCCAGATCATTGTTGAGGTGCACAATGACAGTACTTCATCCCCAGTGCCTAGTGTGGAAGTGGACCTACTCGGGGATGGTGTGGATCATTCTTATGCCCTTCCCTCTGTCACTGTTGAACCAGAGTCCCCTGTTGAGCCTTCCCTCCCCAATGATTTAGATGGTTCCCCTGCCCAGTCAGAGGAAACAAAGCCATCTTCTGAGGAAACCGAAGAGCTTGTTGGAGAATCTCCTTTGCCTTCTCCACCAGAGCAGCCTCAGCTCAGCACCGGCATCCGCTGCCCCACCTTTGACTCAAAGAGCCCCAGTCAGGTGGTGTTCAAGCCGCAGTGGTTGGGAAAAGGGTTTGGTGCTACTAAGCCAAGAGCTAGAAGAGTGCAGGCTGGAAAAGGAGGCTCTTCTCCTCTTGCGGTCCGTGTGGCCGTCAAGAAAGTAACCATGGAAATAAACGGACCGTCTGGAAAACTGAAGCAGAAAG GTACTGAAGGGCGCTCCCCGCTGCAGATCCTTAAAGGGACCAACTCGCCCAGGGGCCAACGTCCTCCG ATGAAGCTGAAGGTGTCTACCCCAGATAAGCAGAGGCTGGGACAGATGGACCGCAGAGTGCTAGCAGTGTCTTTGGATAAGGAGAACCGATGA
- the pex5 gene encoding peroxisomal biogenesis factor 5 isoform X1 — MAMRELVEAECGGANPLMKLTSHMSKEGGAWRHRSTPTIPPSPIEIATEEELVNEFLQAPPRPPHTFDMGQLLEEMQQIDQQSYRQAPQRAPDVAALALSGDWTAEFLSGPDSASTPGLIALGDAADADWTKEFIAEAADPGRWAEEYLEQSEEKLWLGDLGDKENEWTKEYQPGEELRQTANELVSKVDDPKLQNTEFLRFIRQIGEGSVTVESRTDKQLKDKAQAKEAQNWASNLNQVSEESAEAWVDEFATSGPDFQQAKAAVESDVDFWEKLQQEWEEMAKRDAESHPWLSDFDQLLSTSYDKGYQFEEENPYLTHPDPLSEGVKRMEAGDIPGAVRFFESAVQREPDNQLAWQYLGTCQAENEQEFAAISALRRCIELKNDNLTALMALAVSFTNESLHRQACETLRDWLKHNPKYRSVWEQKEGEPQQDGAREREKERERFGSLLPESLFTDVQSLFLHAANSDPAQVDPQLQCGLGVLFNLSGEYDKAVDCFSAALSVTPQDYLLWNKLGATLANGSRSEEAVAAYRRALELQPGFIRSRYNLGISCVNLGAHREAVEHFLEALSLQRQAAGDGARAARGLGGAAATVMSDNIWSTLRMALSMMGESALYAAADRRDLDTLLAHFCQREVDGGTE, encoded by the exons ATGGCGATGCGGGAGTTGGTGGAGGCAGAATGTGGGGGAGCCAATCCCCTCATGAAGTTGACCAGTCACATGAGCAAGGAAGGGGGTGCATGGCGACACCGCTCAACACCTACA attccCCCCTCTCCGATTGAAATTGCAACTGAAGAAGAG CTGGTGAATGAGTTCCTTCAAGCGCCCCCCCGGCCCCCACACACATTTGACATGGGTCAGCTGTTGGAGGAAATGCAGCAGATCGACCAGCAGAGCTACAGACAAGCTCCACAGAGAG CTCCTGATGTGGCAGCGTTAGCCCTCTCTGGTGATTGGACGGCCGAGTTCCTCTCAGGTCCTGACTCTGCCTCCACACCGGGGCTCATCGCTCTTGGTGATGCAGCAGATGCTGATTGGACAAAAGAATTTATCGCTGAGGCTGCAG ATCCTGGACGGTGGGCCGAGGAGTATCTGGAGCAGTCGGAGGAGAAGTTGTGGCTGGGAGACCTGGGAGACAAGGAGAACGAATG GACAAAGGAGTATCAGCCAGGGGAGGAGCTGAGGCAGACAGCCAATGAGCTTGTCTCAAAGGTTGACGACCCCAAGTTACAAAACACTGAG TTCCTGCGATTCATTAGGCAGATTGGCGAGGGCAGTGTGACAGTGGAGAGcagaacagacaaacagctCAAAGATAAAGCTCAGGCCAAGGAGGCTCAGAACTGGGCCTCCAACCTCAACCAG GTGTCAGAGGAATCGGCTGAAGCCTGGGTAGATGAGTTTGCCACATCAGGACCGGATTTCCAGCAAGCTAAAGCTGCAGTGGAG AGTGATGTGGATTTCTGGGAGAAGCTGCAGCAGGAGTGGGAGGAGATGGCCAAGAGGGACGCAGAGAGCCACCCCTGGCTGTCTGACTTCGATCAGCTACTCAGCACTTCTTATGACAAG GGCTATCAGTTTGAAGAGGAGAACCCCTACTTAACCCACCCAGACCCTTTGTCAGAGGGAGTGAAGAGGATGGAGGCGGGGGACATCCCTGGTGCCGTACGGTTCTTTGAAAGTGCTGTACAGAGAGAACCAGACAACCAGCTG GCATGGCAATATCTGGGAACCTGCCAGGCAGAGAACGAGCAAGAATTTGCTGCCATCAGTGCTCTCCGCAG ATGTATAGAGCTGAAGAACGACAACCTGACTGCTCTGATGGCGTTGGCCGTCAGTTTCACTAACGAATCGCTGCACAGGCAGGCCTGTGAGACTCTTCGTGATTGGCTAAAACACAATCCAAAATACCGTTCTGTGTGGGAGCAGAAGGAGGGTGAACCCCAACAGGATGGtgccagagaaagagagaaggagagggagcgGTTCGGGTCACTGCTGCCGGA ATCCTTGTTTACTGATGTCCAGTCCCTGTTCCTGCATGCAGCCAACTCTGACCCCGCCCAGGTGGACCCCCAGCTGCAGTGCGGTCTGGGAGTTCTCTTCAACCTCAGCGGAGAGTACGACAAGGCGGTGGACTGCTTCAGCGCTGCTCTGTCTGTCACACCACAG GACTACCTGCTGTGGAACAAGTTGGGTGCCACACTCGCCAATGGAAGCCGCTCAGAGGAGGCTGTGGCCGCCTACAGGAGAGCTCTGGAGCTGCAGCCTGGTTTCATCCGTAGTCGCTACAACTTGGGAATCAGCTGTGTCAACTTAGGAGCACACAG AGAGGCAGTGGAGCACTTCCTAGAAGCTCTGTCTCTACAGCGCCAGGCCGCTGGGGATGGGGCAAGAGCTGCAAGGGGGCTTGGAGGTGCCGCAGCCACCGTGATGTCTGACAACATCTGGTCCACCCTGCGTATGGCTCTCAGTATGATGGGAGAGAGCGCTCTGTACGCTGCAGCAGACCGTCGGGACTTGGACACATTGCTGGCTCACTTCTGCCAGAGAGAGGTGGACGGCGGGACTGAATGA
- the pex5 gene encoding peroxisomal biogenesis factor 5 isoform X2, translating to MAMRELVEAECGGANPLMKLTSHMSKEGGAWRHRSTPTIPPSPIEIATEEELVNEFLQAPPRPPHTFDMGQLLEEMQQIDQQSYRQAPQRAPDVAALALSGDWTAEFLSGPDSASTPGLIALGDAADADWTKEFIAEAADPGRWAEEYLEQSEEKLWLGDLGDKENEWTKEYQPGEELRQTANELVSKVDDPKLQNTEVSEESAEAWVDEFATSGPDFQQAKAAVESDVDFWEKLQQEWEEMAKRDAESHPWLSDFDQLLSTSYDKGYQFEEENPYLTHPDPLSEGVKRMEAGDIPGAVRFFESAVQREPDNQLAWQYLGTCQAENEQEFAAISALRRCIELKNDNLTALMALAVSFTNESLHRQACETLRDWLKHNPKYRSVWEQKEGEPQQDGAREREKERERFGSLLPESLFTDVQSLFLHAANSDPAQVDPQLQCGLGVLFNLSGEYDKAVDCFSAALSVTPQDYLLWNKLGATLANGSRSEEAVAAYRRALELQPGFIRSRYNLGISCVNLGAHREAVEHFLEALSLQRQAAGDGARAARGLGGAAATVMSDNIWSTLRMALSMMGESALYAAADRRDLDTLLAHFCQREVDGGTE from the exons ATGGCGATGCGGGAGTTGGTGGAGGCAGAATGTGGGGGAGCCAATCCCCTCATGAAGTTGACCAGTCACATGAGCAAGGAAGGGGGTGCATGGCGACACCGCTCAACACCTACA attccCCCCTCTCCGATTGAAATTGCAACTGAAGAAGAG CTGGTGAATGAGTTCCTTCAAGCGCCCCCCCGGCCCCCACACACATTTGACATGGGTCAGCTGTTGGAGGAAATGCAGCAGATCGACCAGCAGAGCTACAGACAAGCTCCACAGAGAG CTCCTGATGTGGCAGCGTTAGCCCTCTCTGGTGATTGGACGGCCGAGTTCCTCTCAGGTCCTGACTCTGCCTCCACACCGGGGCTCATCGCTCTTGGTGATGCAGCAGATGCTGATTGGACAAAAGAATTTATCGCTGAGGCTGCAG ATCCTGGACGGTGGGCCGAGGAGTATCTGGAGCAGTCGGAGGAGAAGTTGTGGCTGGGAGACCTGGGAGACAAGGAGAACGAATG GACAAAGGAGTATCAGCCAGGGGAGGAGCTGAGGCAGACAGCCAATGAGCTTGTCTCAAAGGTTGACGACCCCAAGTTACAAAACACTGAG GTGTCAGAGGAATCGGCTGAAGCCTGGGTAGATGAGTTTGCCACATCAGGACCGGATTTCCAGCAAGCTAAAGCTGCAGTGGAG AGTGATGTGGATTTCTGGGAGAAGCTGCAGCAGGAGTGGGAGGAGATGGCCAAGAGGGACGCAGAGAGCCACCCCTGGCTGTCTGACTTCGATCAGCTACTCAGCACTTCTTATGACAAG GGCTATCAGTTTGAAGAGGAGAACCCCTACTTAACCCACCCAGACCCTTTGTCAGAGGGAGTGAAGAGGATGGAGGCGGGGGACATCCCTGGTGCCGTACGGTTCTTTGAAAGTGCTGTACAGAGAGAACCAGACAACCAGCTG GCATGGCAATATCTGGGAACCTGCCAGGCAGAGAACGAGCAAGAATTTGCTGCCATCAGTGCTCTCCGCAG ATGTATAGAGCTGAAGAACGACAACCTGACTGCTCTGATGGCGTTGGCCGTCAGTTTCACTAACGAATCGCTGCACAGGCAGGCCTGTGAGACTCTTCGTGATTGGCTAAAACACAATCCAAAATACCGTTCTGTGTGGGAGCAGAAGGAGGGTGAACCCCAACAGGATGGtgccagagaaagagagaaggagagggagcgGTTCGGGTCACTGCTGCCGGA ATCCTTGTTTACTGATGTCCAGTCCCTGTTCCTGCATGCAGCCAACTCTGACCCCGCCCAGGTGGACCCCCAGCTGCAGTGCGGTCTGGGAGTTCTCTTCAACCTCAGCGGAGAGTACGACAAGGCGGTGGACTGCTTCAGCGCTGCTCTGTCTGTCACACCACAG GACTACCTGCTGTGGAACAAGTTGGGTGCCACACTCGCCAATGGAAGCCGCTCAGAGGAGGCTGTGGCCGCCTACAGGAGAGCTCTGGAGCTGCAGCCTGGTTTCATCCGTAGTCGCTACAACTTGGGAATCAGCTGTGTCAACTTAGGAGCACACAG AGAGGCAGTGGAGCACTTCCTAGAAGCTCTGTCTCTACAGCGCCAGGCCGCTGGGGATGGGGCAAGAGCTGCAAGGGGGCTTGGAGGTGCCGCAGCCACCGTGATGTCTGACAACATCTGGTCCACCCTGCGTATGGCTCTCAGTATGATGGGAGAGAGCGCTCTGTACGCTGCAGCAGACCGTCGGGACTTGGACACATTGCTGGCTCACTTCTGCCAGAGAGAGGTGGACGGCGGGACTGAATGA